In Candidatus Kryptobacter tengchongensis, a genomic segment contains:
- a CDS encoding Peptidase family M28 codes for MHRALLLILLIFILSCNSQKEEQNSKPEPKGDVNTVYIPDFNENSAFEYLKKQVSFGPRVPNSNAHEECKNFLINEISKYADAVNVQEFTHSYLGKNFKLSNIIASFNLKSGFRILLCAHWDSRPYADEEREASKRIQPVPGANDGASGVAVLLEIARILKDNPAPIGVDIVFFDGEDLGIAGDLDNFCIGSKYFAKNKPVNYLPQFGILLDMVGDKELQIFKESNSVKYAPDVVNYVWGIARELGISEFRDEIKYNVYDDHIPLNEAGIRTIDIIDFDYPYWHTTEDTPDKCSPQSLGKVGKVLLNVIYRYKSKAKEPA; via the coding sequence ATGCACAGAGCTCTACTTTTAATTTTGCTAATTTTTATCTTAAGTTGCAACTCTCAAAAGGAGGAGCAAAATTCAAAACCCGAACCAAAAGGCGATGTTAATACTGTATACATTCCTGATTTTAATGAGAATTCAGCTTTTGAATACCTAAAAAAGCAGGTCTCTTTTGGTCCACGAGTTCCAAATTCTAATGCACATGAGGAGTGCAAGAATTTTCTCATCAATGAAATTTCAAAATATGCCGATGCTGTAAATGTGCAAGAATTTACACATTCATACCTGGGGAAAAATTTTAAGCTTTCAAACATAATCGCCTCGTTTAATTTAAAATCTGGCTTCAGAATACTGTTATGTGCTCATTGGGATTCAAGACCGTATGCAGATGAAGAAAGAGAAGCGTCAAAGAGAATTCAACCTGTTCCTGGGGCAAATGATGGAGCAAGTGGTGTCGCTGTTTTACTTGAAATTGCCCGAATTTTGAAAGACAATCCAGCGCCGATAGGAGTAGATATCGTTTTCTTTGATGGTGAGGATTTGGGAATTGCCGGGGACCTTGACAATTTTTGCATAGGTTCAAAATATTTCGCAAAAAATAAACCTGTAAATTATCTTCCGCAATTTGGGATTTTGCTTGATATGGTTGGGGATAAAGAACTTCAAATCTTTAAAGAATCAAACTCGGTGAAGTATGCCCCTGATGTTGTAAACTATGTTTGGGGTATTGCCCGTGAACTTGGAATTTCTGAATTTAGAGATGAAATTAAATACAATGTTTACGATGATCATATCCCTTTAAATGAGGCGGGAATTAGAACAATTGACATCATTGATTTTGATTATCCATACTGGCATACAACTGAAGATACACCCGATAAATGTTCACCTCAATCGCTTGGGAAAGTGGGGAAAGTTCTTTTGAATGTGATCTATAGATACAAATCAAAAGCCAAAGAACCCGCTTGA